The Manihot esculenta cultivar AM560-2 chromosome 1, M.esculenta_v8, whole genome shotgun sequence genome has a window encoding:
- the LOC110616067 gene encoding ATP-dependent DNA helicase 2 subunit KU80 isoform X1, giving the protein MGVGGFVAARGSDSESSNQQEGLILLLDVGPSMHNVLPEVEKLCSMLIQKKLIYRKFDEVGIVIFGTEDTDNELTMEVGGYEHVVVLRNIKVVDGDTVESLQKLPRGTVSGDYLDAIVVGMDMMIKKYQSTNKGKKHICLITDARNPIKGPYEGTKEDQVITIAVQMAAHGVRMKTIVVRGRLSEDADRRIVDENDRLLHLFSEKTSAKTVYVENSTSLLGALKTRNISPVTIFRGDLEISPKLKIKVWVYKKTSEEKFPSLKKYSDKAPPTDKYATHEVKVDYEYKSVEDPGKVVPPHQRIKGYRYGPQVVPISSVEWDAFKFKPEKGVKLLCFTDASNILRHYYIKDVNIFIAEPSNVRATIAVSALGRAMKELNKVAIVRCVWRQGQGNVVLGVLTPNLSENDKIPDSFFFNVLPFAEDVREFQFPSFSSYPASLQPSEQQQKAADNLVMMLDLAPPGKEEALLPDFTPNPILERFYHYLELKSKQPDAAVPSLDRTLKRITEPDPQLFSESKSVIESFCQSFEVKKNPKLKKSTRRFLREKPSGSDDEGGYGDASNALAIKSDEIKLLVKVDKIGDSTPIQDFEAMMSRRDSPDWVAKAIKDMENKICNIVENCRGGDNFHKALECLVALRKGCILEQEPKQFNEFLHHLFRLSQEKNLGSFWEFLASKDITLISKSEAIDSEVTDDEARKFLVKREPKLE; this is encoded by the exons ATGGGTGTGGGTGGTTTTGTTGCTGCTCGCGGATCTGATTCTGAATCCTCCAATCAACAG GAAGGATTGATATTGTTACTTGATGTTGGTCCGTCAATGCACAATGTTCTTCCAGAGGTTGAAAAACTCTGTTCCATGCTCATACAGAAAAAG CTAATTTACAGAAAATTTGATGAAGTTGGAATTGTCATATTTGGAACTGAAG ACACTGACAATGAGCTGACAATGGAAGTTGGTGGATATGAGCATGTTGTGGTTTTGCGAAACATCAAGGTTGTTGATGGAGATACTGTTGAATCATTACAAAAACTTCCACGAGGAACTGTTTCCGGTGATT ATCTTGATGCTATTGTTGTTGGTATGGATatgatgataaaaaaatatcaatcgaCAAACAAAGGAAAAAAGCATATCTGTCTTATAACAGATGCACGAAATCCTATTAAAGGTCCATATGAAGGAACCAAAGAAGATCAAGTGATCACTATTGCTGTTCAAATGGCTGCACATGGAGTGAGGATGAAGACTATTGTTGTAAGAGGAAGACTAAGCGAGGATGCAGATCGGAGAATAGTTGATGAGAATGACCGCCTCTTGCATCTATTTTCAGAGAAAACATCTGCTAAGACTGTATATGTTGAGAATTCAACCTCATTGTTAGGTGCACTTAAAACTCGAAATATTTCGCCAGTTACAATTTTCAGGGGTGACCTTGAAATCAGTCCCAAGTTGAAGATTAAG GTATGGGTGTACAAGAAGACCTCGGAGGAGAAGTTCCCCAGTCTGAAGAAATATTCTGATAAAGCACCTCCAACTGATAAATATGCCACACATGAAGTCAAAGTAGATTATGAGTACAAAAGTGTTGAAGATCCTGGTAAGGTTGTACCGCCGCATCAAAGGATTAAGGGTTATCGATATGGACCACAAGTGGTTCCTATATCATCAGTTGAGTGGGATGCTTTCAAGTTCAAGCCAGAAAAGGGTGTGAAGCTTCTTTGTTTCACTGATGCATCAAACATATTGCG ACACTATTATATAAAAGATGTGAACATCTTTATAGCTGAACCCAGCAATGTGAGGGCTACaattgctgtttctgccttagGAAGAGCAATGAAGGAATTGAATAAGGTTGCAATTGTGCGTTGTGTTTGGAGACAAGGACAGGGGAATGTTGTTTTGGGGGTTTTGACACCCAACCTATCTGAGAACGACAAGATT CCTGATTCATTTTTCTTCAATGTGCTTCCTTTTGCTGAGGATGTCCGAGAATTTCAGTTCCCTTCTTTCAGCAGTTACCCTGCCTCACTTCAGCCTAGTGAACAGCAGCAAAAGGCAGCAGACAACCTTGTAATGATGCTTGACCTGGCACCACCTGGAAAAGAGGAAGCTCTTCTTCCTGACTTCACGCCAAATCCTATTCTGGAG CGCTTCTATCATTATCTTGAGCTAAAATCAAAGCAACCAGACGCTGCTGTACCCTCATTAGACAGAACGCTTAAGAGGATAACTGAACCTGATCCACAACTTTTTTCTGAAAGCAAATCTGTTATTGAATCATTCTGTCAAAGCTTTGAAGTTAAGAAGAATCCAAAG CTAAAGAAATCAACCAGGCGATTTTTGCGAGAGAAGCCATCTGGCTCAGATGATGAAGGGGGTTATGGAGAtgcatcaaatgctctagccaTCAAGTCTGATGAAATCAAACTCTTAGTTAAGGTTGATAAAATTGGGGATTCAACTCCTATCCAAGATTTTGAAGCCATGATGTCCCGCAGAGATAGCCCAGATTGGGTCGCTAAAGCAATCAAAGATATGGAAAATAAGATATGCAACATAGTGGAGAATTGCAGAGGAGGGGATAACTTCCATAAAGCATTGGAATGTTTGGTAGCCCTTCGCAAGGGTTGCATCCTTGAGCAG
- the LOC110616043 gene encoding proteasome subunit beta type-1, translating into MTKQQANWSPYDNNGGSCVAIAGADYCVIAADTRMSTGYSILTREYSKICKLADKSVMASSGFQADVKALQKHLAARHLIYQHQHNKQMSCPAMAQLLSNTLYYKRFFPYYAFNVLGGLDSEGKGCVYTYDAVGSYERVGYSAQGSGSTLIMPFLDNQLKSPSPLLLPAQDAVTPLSELEAVDLVKTVFASATERDIYTGDKLEIVVLNADGIRREYMELRKD; encoded by the exons ATGACTAAGCAACAAGCTAACTGGTCTCCATACGATAACAATGGAGG ATCTTGTGTTGCGATTGCTGGCGCCGATTACTGTGTTATCGCCGCCGACACTCGAATGTCCACTGGCTACAGTATTCTCACCCGGGAGTACTCCAAAATCTGTAAACT AGCTGACAAAAGTGTAATGGCATCTTCTGGCTTTCAAGCTGATGTGAAAGCCCTACAAAAGCATTTGGCAGCTAGGCACTTG ATCTATCAACATCAACACAACAAGCAAATGAGCTGTCCTGCCATGGCTCAACTACTCTCCAATACTCTCTACTATAAGCGCTTCTTTCCCTACTATGCTTTTAATGTTCTAGGTGGCCTTGATAGTGAAG GAAAGGGCTGTGTCTACACTTATGATGCTGTTGGTTCCTATGAGAGGGTTGGATATAGTGCTCAGGGTTCTGGTTCCACTCTTATCATGCCATTTCTGGATAACCAACTGAAGTCTCCCAGCCCCCTCTTATTGCCTGCCCAG GATGCTGTAACTCCACTTTCAGAACTGGAAGCTGTTGACTTGGTGAAAACTGTTTTTGCATCTGCAACTGAGAGGGATATATACACT GGGGATAAGCTTGAAATTGTCGTCCTAAATGCTGATGGTATTCGTCGGGAATATATGGAACTCAGAAAAGATTGA
- the LOC110616051 gene encoding protein cornichon homolog 4: MGTLYAWLLNCFLLISVMGLVAFQLIMLMDLEFDYMNPYDTASRMNLVTLPEYFAHGLLCIAFLFTGHWFFFLLSLPYLYNNIRMYLQRRHLVDVTEIYNQLSTEKQQRLFKLGYLVILLVLCIFWFLWTIEGFE; encoded by the exons ATGGGGACGCTCTATGCATGGCTGCTGAATTGCTTTCTCCTTATATCTGTAATGGGCCTCGTTGCATTCCAG CTTATCATGCTGATGGATCTGGAGTTTGATTATATGAACCCTTACGATACAGCGTCACGGATGAACTTGGTTACTTTGCCCGAGTATTTTGCTCATGGACTTCTATGTATCGCCTTTTTATTCACTGGACACTGGTTTTTCTTTCTCTTGTCCCTTCCCTACCTGTATAACAATATCAGAAT GTACTTGCAAAGACGGCACTTAGTTGATGTTACTGAGATCTATAACCAGCTTAGTACGGAAAAGCAACAGAGGCTTTTTAAGCTTGGCTATCTTGTAATCCTTTTGGTCCTTTGTATATTCTG GTTTCTTTGGACAATTGAAGGATTTGAGTAA
- the LOC110616067 gene encoding ATP-dependent DNA helicase 2 subunit KU80 isoform X2 produces the protein MARNREGLILLLDVGPSMHNVLPEVEKLCSMLIQKKLIYRKFDEVGIVIFGTEDTDNELTMEVGGYEHVVVLRNIKVVDGDTVESLQKLPRGTVSGDYLDAIVVGMDMMIKKYQSTNKGKKHICLITDARNPIKGPYEGTKEDQVITIAVQMAAHGVRMKTIVVRGRLSEDADRRIVDENDRLLHLFSEKTSAKTVYVENSTSLLGALKTRNISPVTIFRGDLEISPKLKIKVWVYKKTSEEKFPSLKKYSDKAPPTDKYATHEVKVDYEYKSVEDPGKVVPPHQRIKGYRYGPQVVPISSVEWDAFKFKPEKGVKLLCFTDASNILRHYYIKDVNIFIAEPSNVRATIAVSALGRAMKELNKVAIVRCVWRQGQGNVVLGVLTPNLSENDKIPDSFFFNVLPFAEDVREFQFPSFSSYPASLQPSEQQQKAADNLVMMLDLAPPGKEEALLPDFTPNPILERFYHYLELKSKQPDAAVPSLDRTLKRITEPDPQLFSESKSVIESFCQSFEVKKNPKLKKSTRRFLREKPSGSDDEGGYGDASNALAIKSDEIKLLVKVDKIGDSTPIQDFEAMMSRRDSPDWVAKAIKDMENKICNIVENCRGGDNFHKALECLVALRKGCILEQEPKQFNEFLHHLFRLSQEKNLGSFWEFLASKDITLISKSEAIDSEVTDDEARKFLVKREPKLE, from the exons ATGGCTCGAAACAGG GAAGGATTGATATTGTTACTTGATGTTGGTCCGTCAATGCACAATGTTCTTCCAGAGGTTGAAAAACTCTGTTCCATGCTCATACAGAAAAAG CTAATTTACAGAAAATTTGATGAAGTTGGAATTGTCATATTTGGAACTGAAG ACACTGACAATGAGCTGACAATGGAAGTTGGTGGATATGAGCATGTTGTGGTTTTGCGAAACATCAAGGTTGTTGATGGAGATACTGTTGAATCATTACAAAAACTTCCACGAGGAACTGTTTCCGGTGATT ATCTTGATGCTATTGTTGTTGGTATGGATatgatgataaaaaaatatcaatcgaCAAACAAAGGAAAAAAGCATATCTGTCTTATAACAGATGCACGAAATCCTATTAAAGGTCCATATGAAGGAACCAAAGAAGATCAAGTGATCACTATTGCTGTTCAAATGGCTGCACATGGAGTGAGGATGAAGACTATTGTTGTAAGAGGAAGACTAAGCGAGGATGCAGATCGGAGAATAGTTGATGAGAATGACCGCCTCTTGCATCTATTTTCAGAGAAAACATCTGCTAAGACTGTATATGTTGAGAATTCAACCTCATTGTTAGGTGCACTTAAAACTCGAAATATTTCGCCAGTTACAATTTTCAGGGGTGACCTTGAAATCAGTCCCAAGTTGAAGATTAAG GTATGGGTGTACAAGAAGACCTCGGAGGAGAAGTTCCCCAGTCTGAAGAAATATTCTGATAAAGCACCTCCAACTGATAAATATGCCACACATGAAGTCAAAGTAGATTATGAGTACAAAAGTGTTGAAGATCCTGGTAAGGTTGTACCGCCGCATCAAAGGATTAAGGGTTATCGATATGGACCACAAGTGGTTCCTATATCATCAGTTGAGTGGGATGCTTTCAAGTTCAAGCCAGAAAAGGGTGTGAAGCTTCTTTGTTTCACTGATGCATCAAACATATTGCG ACACTATTATATAAAAGATGTGAACATCTTTATAGCTGAACCCAGCAATGTGAGGGCTACaattgctgtttctgccttagGAAGAGCAATGAAGGAATTGAATAAGGTTGCAATTGTGCGTTGTGTTTGGAGACAAGGACAGGGGAATGTTGTTTTGGGGGTTTTGACACCCAACCTATCTGAGAACGACAAGATT CCTGATTCATTTTTCTTCAATGTGCTTCCTTTTGCTGAGGATGTCCGAGAATTTCAGTTCCCTTCTTTCAGCAGTTACCCTGCCTCACTTCAGCCTAGTGAACAGCAGCAAAAGGCAGCAGACAACCTTGTAATGATGCTTGACCTGGCACCACCTGGAAAAGAGGAAGCTCTTCTTCCTGACTTCACGCCAAATCCTATTCTGGAG CGCTTCTATCATTATCTTGAGCTAAAATCAAAGCAACCAGACGCTGCTGTACCCTCATTAGACAGAACGCTTAAGAGGATAACTGAACCTGATCCACAACTTTTTTCTGAAAGCAAATCTGTTATTGAATCATTCTGTCAAAGCTTTGAAGTTAAGAAGAATCCAAAG CTAAAGAAATCAACCAGGCGATTTTTGCGAGAGAAGCCATCTGGCTCAGATGATGAAGGGGGTTATGGAGAtgcatcaaatgctctagccaTCAAGTCTGATGAAATCAAACTCTTAGTTAAGGTTGATAAAATTGGGGATTCAACTCCTATCCAAGATTTTGAAGCCATGATGTCCCGCAGAGATAGCCCAGATTGGGTCGCTAAAGCAATCAAAGATATGGAAAATAAGATATGCAACATAGTGGAGAATTGCAGAGGAGGGGATAACTTCCATAAAGCATTGGAATGTTTGGTAGCCCTTCGCAAGGGTTGCATCCTTGAGCAG